The Leptospira bouyouniensis genome contains the following window.
AAGAAAAGTACAAGTCGCTTGCCGAAAATTCAACTGATATCATTTGGGTATGGAATTTTGATTTAGAAAAATTCACATATGTGAGTCCATCCATTGCTCAAGTTGCTGGGTATTCAATCAAGGAAGCATCTAATATCCACATTTCTGACACGTTTACGAAGGATACTTATTTGCAATTTAAGGAATTATTGATTCCTCGTATGATCGATTTTCGGAATTCAAATATGAAGATCCCATATGCCTACGAACTGGAACAATTGCGAAAAGATGGTTCTACAATTTGGATTGAAGCCAATACTGTCTTCCAAAAGAACCAAAATTCAGAAATAGAATTACTCGGTGTCTCTCGTGATATTGATGGTAGAAAAAAATCAGAGCGGGAGATGAACCGATATTTTAAAGAATTACAATTGTTAAACTATACAAAGGATAAATTTTTTTCAATCATATCTCATGATCTAAAAGGTCCCATTGGTGGTATGAATACATTCATTGGCATGATCTTGGAAGATATGGAGACCAGGTCTCCAAAACGAATGCGAAATGACCTTAATATTTTATATCAATCTTCAGGTGAAGTGTATGCTTTGCTTGAAAATTTATTAACATGGGCAAGGTCTCAGACCAATGAGATTACTTTTTTACCAGAAAATGTATCTGTGAAAACAGTTGTGGATACTGTTATTTCCTACTTTACATTTATGACTGAGAATAAAGGGATTCGGATTCAAAATTTAATCGATAATGATATTTTTGTTTTTGCTGATGAGAATATGTTAGAAACAATCTTAAGAAATTTAGTTTCCAATGCGATCAAATACTCTCATGTAGGTGGACAGGTAAAAATTTCAGCGGAACCAATTGATGGAAATGTTTCCATTCAAGTAGAAGATTTTGGAACAGGAATTACCGATGAAATTCGAAGTACGTTTTTTCAAATTGATGCAAAACAAAAGAGTATGCCTGGAACCTTAGGGGAAAGAGGTACTACA
Protein-coding sequences here:
- a CDS encoding PAS domain-containing sensor histidine kinase, with protein sequence MNLDPRTVVFINIVGCLLMSAGLWFASGYYFKKLRMVKAWSLATLLQGFGWIVMGALRGQIPDWISISFGNTFIFLSILSYDVIIVNLFGKKSNWKIGVFFAVVLFVTLAFYQVSTFPQQYRISILSLFPSIQFLLTAKTIFVENRKQRLTGNFIFYLFLFSGLFLFGRSLVYTFTDVASTQIAFGKGPIQDITYLFFYVISVLLTFGFLLMCIDIFIKGQIQDEEKYKSLAENSTDIIWVWNFDLEKFTYVSPSIAQVAGYSIKEASNIHISDTFTKDTYLQFKELLIPRMIDFRNSNMKIPYAYELEQLRKDGSTIWIEANTVFQKNQNSEIELLGVSRDIDGRKKSEREMNRYFKELQLLNYTKDKFFSIISHDLKGPIGGMNTFIGMILEDMETRSPKRMRNDLNILYQSSGEVYALLENLLTWARSQTNEITFLPENVSVKTVVDTVISYFTFMTENKGIRIQNLIDNDIFVFADENMLETILRNLVSNAIKYSHVGGQVKISAEPIDGNVSIQVEDFGTGITDEIRSTFFQIDAKQKSMPGTLGERGTTLGLILCKEFIEKNHGKIFVQSEVGKGSKFFITLPKGK